The window TTTATCAGCGTTCATCTCAGACACCTCGAGCTGACGAATAAGTGACCGGCCTACTCGTTTCTACTACTCAAATGAGAATAAAATTTACTTGAATTTAAATTTTACCTCAGAATGCATGAAAAAAATCTTATTTGACAAAGGACTAAAACGGCGTTTATATACGAAAAAACAGTAAAACACTTACTATCACAGAAAAAGGATAAACCCTCTCAGATCGCCGGCCCAAACAACTTTTTTAGTTTTACTAAATAGGCGTCGCCATGAAAAACTCTAAAATGACCCTCTCCGCCGAAACGATGAATCTCGACTTCGTGCGCAAGGTGGAAAAGCTCTCCGGCAGCTCGGTGAGCCGTTGCTTCCAGTGCGGCAAATGCTCGGCCGGCTGCCCGATGCGCTCCTACATGGAACATCCCCCCAACCGCATCGTCCGCCTCCTGCAGTTGGGACAATTCGAACGGGTACTGGCCGGACGCTCCATCTGGTACTGTGCCTCCTGCGAGACCTGCACCGCCCGCTGCCCGAACAAGGTCGACCTGGCGGCGATCATGGACGCCCTGCGCAAGTGCTCCTGGGATGCCAAAGGGGCGTCCAAGGAATCGTTGGTGCAACTGGCCAATAAAATCTTTCTGGAAAATATTCGCACCTACGGCCGCCAGTATGAAATGCGCCTGGCGGCGGTCTTCAATCTGCAAAGCGGTAAGCTGCTCAAGGATTTCATGCTCGGCCCGAAGCTGATGAGCAAGGGCAAGCTCAAGATGTTTCATCAGAAAAACAAGAACATCAAAGAGATCGAAAGGATCTTCCGGCGCATTGAAGAGTTGCGCGAAAAGGGAGAAGCGCTGTGACCCCGAGCAAGCCTGTGTTGAGCTATTCCTACTACCCCGGCTGCTCGCTGCACGCCTCGGCCAAAGAATATGACGAGTCGACCCGGGAACTCTTCCGGGTGCTGAAGATCGGCCTGAAGGAAGTGCCGGACTGGTTCTGCTGCGGTGCCACCCCCGCCCACAATGTGGATGAACTCCTTTCCCTCGCCCTTTGCGCCAAGAATCTCGTTCTCGCCGAGCAGGTCGAGGGGGACATGGCGGTGGCCTGCGCCTCCTGCTTCTCCCGCCTGAAGACCGCCCAACACCGGCTCGGGGAGGATGAAGAGAAGCGGCGCCAGGTCGAATACGCCATCGACGGCAAATTCGACAAGAGCAAGCCGGTCAAGCACCTGCTGGAGATTCTCGCCAAGGATTACGGTCTGGAGCAACTGGCAGCGGCGGCGAAGAAACCGCTCGCCGGGTTGAAAGTGGCCTGCTATTACGGCTGCCTGCTGACCCGCCCGCCGGAAGTGCCGGAGTTGGACTGCGTCGAGGCGCCGACGATCATGGAGCGGGTCATCGCCGCTGTCGGCGCCGAGCCGGTGAGCTGGAGCCATCGCCTGGAATGTTGCGGTGCCAACTTCACATTGTCGCGCCCCGGTGTGGTCATCAAGCTTTCCGGCGATATTCTCGCCTCGGCTCGGGAGGCGGGGGCCGACTGCGTCATGGTCGCCTGCCCCCTGTGTCACGGCAATCTCGACATCCGCCAGCAGGAAATCGAGGAAGCCACCGGCCGTCGCTTTAACATGCCGATTTTCTACATGACCCAGCTGCTCGGCCTCGCCGCCGGAGTCCCGCCCGGCAAACTCGGCCTCGACAGCATGATCGTCGACCCGCTACCGCTGTTGAAGAAAAAGAACTTATTTTAGGAGACTGAAGGCTGAAGTCCGAAGACTGAAGGGAGAAACTATCGACTTTTCCTTCAGTCTTCGGACTTCAGTCTTCAGCCCCAAAAGGTTTCCTTATGTCCCGAATCGGCGTTTTTGTCTGCCATTGCGGTGAGAACATCGCTCGCACCGTCGACGTGGAGCGGGTGGCCGAGGCGGCCCGCGGCCTCTTCGGCGTCGCTTACGCCACCGACTATAAATACATGTGCTCCGACCCCGGCCAGAGCCTGCTGAAAAAGGCGGTGGCCGAGCACCGGCTGGACGGCGTGGTGGTCGCCGCCTGCTCGCCGCGCATGCACGAAAAGACCTTCCGCAAGGCAGTCCAGGCGACGGGCCTGAATCCTTACCTCTGCGAAATGGCCAACATCCGCGAGCACTGTTCCTGGGTCCACGAAGACCGGGAAGAGGCGACGGCCAAGGCCATCGCCATCGTCACCATGCTGGTGGAGCGGGTCAAGCGCAACAAAAAGCTGGCACCGATCACCGTGCCGGTCACCAAGCGGGCCTTGGTCATCGGCGGCGGCATCGCCGGCATCCAGGCGGCCCTCGATATCGCCGACTGCGGCCACCAGGTAGTATTGGTGGAGCGGGAGCCCTCCATCGGCGGGCACATGGCCCAGCTCTCCGAGACCTTCCCGACCCTCGACTGTTCCCAGTGCATCATGACCCCGAAGATGGTCGACGTCGTCAACCACCCCAACATCACCCTGCACACCTATGCGGAAATCGAGCAGGTGGACGGCTACATCGGCAACTTCGCGGTGAAGGTACGCAAGAAGGCGCGCTCGGTCGATATGGCCAAATGCACCGGCTGCGGCGTCTGCATGACCAAATGCCCGCAGAAAAAGATTCCCAACGCCTTCGACCGCAACCTGGGGACGCGACCGGCCATCTATGTCCCCTTCCCCCAGGCGGTGCCCAACACCCCGGTCATCGACCGGGAACACTGCACCTGGTTCCAGTCCGGCAAATGCGGGGTCTGCGCCAAGGTCTGCGGACCCGGAGCCATCGACTACACCCAGCAGGATGAGTTCATCGTCGAGCCGGTCGGAGCCATCGTCGTCGCCACCGGTTTCAAGCTCTACGACATCAGCGAAAAACCGAAGGGTTCGGCGATCAAGGGCTACGGCGAATTCGGCCACGGCAAGATTCCCGACGTCATCGACGGCCTCACCTTCGAGCGGCTGGCCTCGGCCTCCGGCCCCACCGGCGGCAAAATTCTGCGCCCTTCCGACGGCAAAGAACCGAAGGCGGTCGTCTTCATCCAGTGCGTCGGCTCCCGGGCGCGGGAAAAGGGGATCTCCTACTGCTCGAAAATCTGCTGCATGTACACCGCCAAACACACCATGCTCTACAAACATAAGGTGCATGACGGCCAGGCCTACGTCTTTTTCATGGATGCCCGCACCCCCGGCAAGGGCTACGACGAGTTCTGGCGGCGCTCCATCGAGGAGGAGGAAGCGGTCTACATTCGCGGCATGGTCAGCCGCCTCTACCAGAAGGGGGATAAGGTGGTAGTGATGGGGAGCGACATCTCCGTTGGCATCCAGGTGGAGATCGAGGCGGATCTCGTCGTGCTGGCCACGGCGGTGCAGCCCCGCGAAGGCGCCGACCAGCTCGCCCAGAAGCTGGGCATCTCCTACGACCAGTACCATTTCTACTCGGAGGCCCACGCCAAGTTGCGGCCGGTGGAGTGCGCCACCGCCGGCGTCTATCTCGCCGGCGCCTGCCAGGGGCCGAAGGATATTCCCGACACCGTCAGCCAGGCGAGCGCGGCAGCGGCCAAGGTGATGACCCTCTTCGCCAGAGAGCAACTGGAGCGGGAGCCGATCGTCGCGACCGTCAACGAGCGCTTCTGCGTCGGCTGCCTCGCCTGCAAAAAGGTCTGCCCCTACGGCGCGGTGGAAGAGAAAGAAATCCGCGACCGCCAGGGCAACCTGATCAAGGTGGTGGCCTGGGTCAACCCCGGCGTCTGCGGCGGCTGCGGCACCTGCCAGGCGACCTGCCCCTCGAAATCCGTCGAACTCGACGGGTATACGGACGAGCAGATCATGGCGCAAATCGAGGCTCTGTGATCTTGGTGATGTAGGGGCGCAGCATGCTGCGCCCGCCTATGCCCCAAAAACAAGGCGCAGCATGCTGCGCCCCTACGAGGACCAGATGCACACCGAAAAACACCATCACGCCTTCGAACCGAAAATCGTCGCCTTCGTCTGCACCTGGTGCACCTATGCCGGGGCTGACCTGGCGGGGACCAGCCGCATGCAGTACCCGCCCAACGTGCGGGTGGTCAAGTTTCCCTGCACCGGGCGCATCGACCCGGTCTTCATCCTGCGCGCCTTCCAGAAGGGGGCCGACGGGGTGCTGGTTTCCGGTTGTCATCCCGGCGACTGCCACTACATGGCCGGTAATTTCCACGCCCGCCGCCGCTTCGCCGCCTTTCGCGCCCTCCTCGATTTCGTCGGCGTCGACCTCAACCGCCTCCAATTCTCTTGGGTCTCGGCGGCGGAAGGGGGCAAATGGGTCGAGGTGGTGACGGAACTGACCGAGCGGGTGCGCGAGATGGGGCCGATGCGGGAGTTTCTGGAGTTGGAGATGGAAGAACACTGGTCGGCGCTACCGACTGCACCGGAACTGCAAGCAGCGTACAACGCCATCCCGTAGGGGCAGGACCCCGTGCCTGTCCAAAATCCGGAACCATAGCCAATAGGGCGAAACCAGAATTCGCCCCGACCAAGGCCTGACGAAATGAACCAAACCGCACAAAAAGCCGAGTCGGCCCCGCTGGTGGATGAAACCTATTACGCCGCCGTAACCGAGGCGATCCGCAACGAGGCGGCACGGCTGCTGCAGGAAGGTGCCGTCGCCGCCGTTATCGGCTACGTCGCCGGTCGCCGCGCCGGGACCGCCCTGCCGGCGGTCGTCACCACGCCGGAGCGGACCGCCGAGTTGATCTTCTCCCCCGCCTGCCGCAACAACCTTAGCCTCTATCTGACCAAGGCCAAGCAGGATGCCGTGCCCACGGGGAGACTGGCGATCATCGTCAAGGGCTGCGACCTGCGCGCTCTGGCCGGGCTGCTGGGGGAATCGCAGGTCAAGCGCGAAAAACTCCATATCATCGGTATCGCCTGCGCCGGAGTCTTCGCCGCCAATGCCGACCAGAGCCTGCCGCTGAGCGCGGAAACCATCGCGAAAAAGTGTCGGGAATGCACCGTCCAGCTGCCTGCGGAGGTCGACTTCACGGCGGGAGCGCTGCCGACGCTGCCGCGACTCACCCCCGTCGAGGCCGAGGAACTGGCCCGGCTGGAGGCCCTGACCCCGGCGGAGCGCTGGGCCTTCTGGAAGGAGCAGTTCTCCCGCTGCATCCGCTGCCTCGCCTGCCGTCAGGTCTGCCCCTTCTGTTTC is drawn from Desulfuromonas acetexigens and contains these coding sequences:
- a CDS encoding 4Fe-4S dicluster domain-containing protein → MKNSKMTLSAETMNLDFVRKVEKLSGSSVSRCFQCGKCSAGCPMRSYMEHPPNRIVRLLQLGQFERVLAGRSIWYCASCETCTARCPNKVDLAAIMDALRKCSWDAKGASKESLVQLANKIFLENIRTYGRQYEMRLAAVFNLQSGKLLKDFMLGPKLMSKGKLKMFHQKNKNIKEIERIFRRIEELREKGEAL
- a CDS encoding CoB--CoM heterodisulfide reductase iron-sulfur subunit B family protein gives rise to the protein MTPSKPVLSYSYYPGCSLHASAKEYDESTRELFRVLKIGLKEVPDWFCCGATPAHNVDELLSLALCAKNLVLAEQVEGDMAVACASCFSRLKTAQHRLGEDEEKRRQVEYAIDGKFDKSKPVKHLLEILAKDYGLEQLAAAAKKPLAGLKVACYYGCLLTRPPEVPELDCVEAPTIMERVIAAVGAEPVSWSHRLECCGANFTLSRPGVVIKLSGDILASAREAGADCVMVACPLCHGNLDIRQQEIEEATGRRFNMPIFYMTQLLGLAAGVPPGKLGLDSMIVDPLPLLKKKNLF
- a CDS encoding CoB--CoM heterodisulfide reductase iron-sulfur subunit A family protein, which gives rise to MSRIGVFVCHCGENIARTVDVERVAEAARGLFGVAYATDYKYMCSDPGQSLLKKAVAEHRLDGVVVAACSPRMHEKTFRKAVQATGLNPYLCEMANIREHCSWVHEDREEATAKAIAIVTMLVERVKRNKKLAPITVPVTKRALVIGGGIAGIQAALDIADCGHQVVLVEREPSIGGHMAQLSETFPTLDCSQCIMTPKMVDVVNHPNITLHTYAEIEQVDGYIGNFAVKVRKKARSVDMAKCTGCGVCMTKCPQKKIPNAFDRNLGTRPAIYVPFPQAVPNTPVIDREHCTWFQSGKCGVCAKVCGPGAIDYTQQDEFIVEPVGAIVVATGFKLYDISEKPKGSAIKGYGEFGHGKIPDVIDGLTFERLASASGPTGGKILRPSDGKEPKAVVFIQCVGSRAREKGISYCSKICCMYTAKHTMLYKHKVHDGQAYVFFMDARTPGKGYDEFWRRSIEEEEAVYIRGMVSRLYQKGDKVVVMGSDISVGIQVEIEADLVVLATAVQPREGADQLAQKLGISYDQYHFYSEAHAKLRPVECATAGVYLAGACQGPKDIPDTVSQASAAAAKVMTLFAREQLEREPIVATVNERFCVGCLACKKVCPYGAVEEKEIRDRQGNLIKVVAWVNPGVCGGCGTCQATCPSKSVELDGYTDEQIMAQIEAL
- a CDS encoding hydrogenase iron-sulfur subunit, which produces MHTEKHHHAFEPKIVAFVCTWCTYAGADLAGTSRMQYPPNVRVVKFPCTGRIDPVFILRAFQKGADGVLVSGCHPGDCHYMAGNFHARRRFAAFRALLDFVGVDLNRLQFSWVSAAEGGKWVEVVTELTERVREMGPMREFLELEMEEHWSALPTAPELQAAYNAIP
- a CDS encoding 4Fe-4S dicluster domain-containing protein encodes the protein MNQTAQKAESAPLVDETYYAAVTEAIRNEAARLLQEGAVAAVIGYVAGRRAGTALPAVVTTPERTAELIFSPACRNNLSLYLTKAKQDAVPTGRLAIIVKGCDLRALAGLLGESQVKREKLHIIGIACAGVFAANADQSLPLSAETIAKKCRECTVQLPAEVDFTAGALPTLPRLTPVEAEELARLEALTPAERWAFWKEQFSRCIRCLACRQVCPFCFCAQCLCDRNRPQAVENSVRPAGNLSWHIVRAMHLAGRCAGCAECERVCPMDIPLNLLNRKMAEELKERFDYEAGLTPQEKGPLTSYQEDDDESFIK